TTATCCGATTTGGCTTGTTGAAGAGCCTGAATCCTTTTTGCATGCAGATATTATTTTCAAGTTGGGATATTTGCTCTGTTCAGATCTGTGGTTGGACAGTATTCAAATGTTAGTGTCAACTCATTCTCCTTTACTACTCGCCACATCAAAACAAAACGCAGAAAGGATAATGTGGTTTACTATCGATAGTCATTCTCCCATTGAAAGCAAGTTGGTATCCAACTGGACAAACGATGAAGTAAAGGAGATTGGCCTCCTAATGGGTGATCCGAATTTTGACATATATTTTAGAACATCTGAAGCACAAAGGCTCCTCATTATTGAAGACTCGAAGGAGATTACAGAGCAGAAGCTTATTGAATCGGGAATCGATATTACGCAAAGACTTAGTGGCGTTACAGAACTAAAAAGATATTTTGATGTCTTGCGTGCTGTTGATGTAAGTATGGGGAGAAGTATCTTTTTCCTCGTAGATAATGACGACGGAGGTAAAGAATTTAGAAGCTCATTGGAAGTAGGAGAAGAAGTGAAAAAAACAGCAAGTGGATTTATCAAATATAAATTTGAAAATAATGTCTATTTGATTCTTTTTCCAGAAGGGTATGCGATGGAAGAGCTTTTTAAAGAGCACGATTCAATAGTTGAAAGCTGCGCAAATCAGGTGTTTAATGCAACACATACTAGAGCTATGTCAGACGGGGCGGTCCCCGCTAAGCTGTCACGAACTCATGCACATATAAGAAGTAAAACTGCAAGAGGATTAGATGATGCGAAGAAAATGATCCGTAATACGCAAGATGTTAAAGACATATTCTGGAATCAGGTTGAAGAACGAGGACTTCAAATTGACCAAACTCTTGCGAAAGAGATAAAGAGCTTAATTAATTGATTTGAACCTTAAAAAATAGAGCCTAAAACGGAATAAAAGTATTGATGCTTCTGGAATAAGTTAGGACCTGTGTTAATCAATCGAGTTTTAAGAATTTGATTTTTTGATTTAAAGACAAGATGAGCAAGTAAAGGCAGATGATTTTTGAGAAGTATCCGAAATAACAAATAGAGAATCCATGTGCATTACCTTTTTGTCTTTTTCACAGACTCTTCAACTTTTGCCATAAATTTTGAAAGAGGAATATTATAATATTCGCAAAGCAGGCTTAGGTTACTAATAGAAATATTTCCAACAGCGGTTTCTATTCGGCCTATATGAATAGAGATATCGGTTTTGATTTTTATATCGTTGACAACCTCCTCCTGGCTAAGTCCGAGCTTTTCCCGAAGCTGCTTTGCCACGATAGCAATGCCTGTTAATAGTTCGTCATTCCGATATTGACTCATGATTACAAAGGGAAGCGGAAAAAAAGTTTTAAACAATGACATATTTGTCATTTTTGTTTTATATCTTTGGGTTGTTATATTTTTGAATTTCTTCTTAGAGGAAAAAAGAAGCAATTCGCTTAAAATCTCGAATAGAAAACTGGTAATTTTCAAAGGAACGGGAGAATAAGTGGACTGTCTACGTTATGGCGTGGGCTCTCTTATCCGTTCCGGGTATACCAGTACCTCTATTCGGTAAGTTGAGCACCACGCTTTTTTGTGCGGGTGCCAGCCTAAAACTTTTTGTTATGGACAACGCCGTTGCTACACCCGCACCCAACACCAATCCCCATTTTAATGAAGCCCAGTGGCTGCAAGTACTGTTTTTGCTGGCAGATACCCAATGCTGGCTGCAACAATCGCAGGAGCAGCTTATTTGGCAGCTGCCGGTAAAAAACCGTAAAAAGCTGTTGCGCAAAAACTGGTACCTGAGCGCCAAGGCGCTGGCGCATATTTTAGAGCGCCATTATTATAAGGTACCGCGCCACCCGCTGGCCAGTAAGTTTACCCTGTCCATACCGGCTATTGCCGCCGCTATAAGAGATGCGTACCAGCAACCACCCGCGCCGGTGCCGGATAGTGAATTGCTGCAGCGGGTATGGGATACCGGCGCGCCCGTTGGATATGATACCACCGGCCGCGTAGTTAATATACTCACCGTTATTACCGATGCCGCCGGGGAAATTATTACCGCCTTCCCGGGGATCATAGACCTGTGAGGTCTATACCACGCCAGGTGCAGACCTCACAGGTCTTTCCCTCCTTTCACCCCCAAAACAAAACATATGAAAACCCTTTCCACAACCGATCCTTTTCAAACAGAATGCTGGAGCCTTGAAAAAACCATCAATCCCTACCGGGTATTTGCCCGCTGCTTTACCGACGCAGGTGATCTGCATAAACTGCGCAAAATCCTGCTGCATGTGTTTCTTTTTATACATCCCTTCAGGCCGCAGCACAAAGAACGCTTTTATGATGTGCACCTGGCATTTATGGCCATTAACTCGGTTATTGAAGCGGCCCATTATCTCTGCAATACGGTTGAAAAGCAGGAGCCAACGGCGGCGCCTTCCATACCCAACAGCCTGCTTAAAAATGATGTACCCATGGAGGAGCGCAGCTTTACCGCTTATTTTATTTCGGTAGAAGAATACCTGGATCCATTTAAAGTATTCCAGGCTTTTTTTGAATACCAGCCGCGCGGAGATTGGAGGGCCAACCTGCACGAGATCCTGTATTATTGCACGACGGATGACTCCATCCAGGTTGAGATGGACCTGTTCTCCTTATGGCTCTACCTTACTAAACTGCTGGAAGCGGCATACATTATCACACAACGCTGAATCCTTTTTTTACCTAACTTTAAATACCCGGTCAACGCGTTGCCATTACCGGGCTATCTGTTTCAAAGGATATTCGTTATACAAAGAAGAGATGTTCCGTTTTAAAACGATTTAAACCCAAACCATGAACCCGATCCTTAAACCATTGCTCGCCACGCTTGCAGCGTTGTTTTGTACCCATGTGTTATTGGCCCAGCCCGATCCCAAGCTAAAGCAGGAATTGCTCCAGACCGGGTACATCCATCAAAGCCTGTTACCACTGGATCCATCAAAGGGCTTTGAAGCGATGGGTATCAAAAAGAAAGTGTTGCATACGGTGATGCTCTGCGATATGGAAGACATCGGCGTATGGACGCACAAGGGTATTGGCAGCATCCGCCAAACAGCGGAGCGGAGCAAATCCGGCAAATACAGCCTGCGGCTGGCCGCACCGGCAACCTCGCCCACGCTGCCGGATTGGGGCCTGGGAAGGGGCACCTGCCTGGCCTCCTTTAATGTGGGGGGCGCCAATTGGGAAAAATACAACCGGCTTAAATTTTATATCTATCCCGATTGCGAGGGCGCCCGGAGCATTTATTTGAATCTTTATGTAGAAAACGATGGGGTTACAAAGGTTCCGGACAAATACGGGCGGGAGGGCTATCATGAGATCAATCTGAAGAACGGTGAATGGAACGAATGCTTTGTAGAAATGACCGGACTGGCCCGGGATAAGGTGACCAAAATTTCCTTTGCTATTGAGACCTTTGGAAAGGAACTCACCATGGGCGATTCGCTGAAGTTTGATGTGGATGCGGTGGAACTGCAAACCGTAGATAACCCGGAAACCGTGCGCGGCTGGACCCCGGCCCGCGACCGGATCATTTTTTCTACCAGCGGCTACCGGGTGGGTAGCGAAAAATCGGCGATCATTAATGTAACGGGCAACCCGGCTGCCTTCCAGGTAAAAGATGCACAAACCGGTCGCGTGGTGTATACCGGTAAGGTCCGCGAGCAACAAACGAATATCGGTTCCTTCCGGACAGCCGATTTTTCGGATCTAAAAACAGAAGGGCAGTATATCATACAGGCGGGAACAGTGCAAACAATGCCATTTTACATTCATAAAGATGTATGGGATAACTCAGCCTGGCGCATGATTAACTTCCTGTATGCCGAACGCTGCGGTTACCCGGTGCCCGGCAAACATGGGGCTTGTCATACGGATCTGCATGCGGATTTTGAGGGGAAGACAATTCCCATAAACGGCGGCTGGCACGATGCGGCCGATATGTCGCAGCAAACCCTGCAAACGGGGGAGATCTCTTTATCATTATTTGAAATGGCCGCGCGTGCAAAGGAAAAGAACAACTTACAACTGTATAACCGGCTGATGGAAGAAGCCCTTTGGGGAATGGATTTTGTGATGCGCTCCCGCCTGGGCAATGGCTATCGCGCGCAGACCTGGGGCACCAACCTGTGGACTGACCGCGCGATCGGCACCATTGATGATTCTGCACGTCGCTCGGTGCTGGTGTTTAACGGTGCCTTGGAAAACTTCCTGCTTGCCGGTATTGAGGCCTATGCTTCGCAGATGATCAACAATGATGACGCCCTAAAACAGAACCTCCGGAAGATCGCCATTGAAGATTTTGGATTTGCCCTCGACCGGTTTGAAAAACTGGGTTATGCGGAGCTGAATAAAAAGGGCGGTGGTCATGCGGGGATGGCTTCGCAAAGTCAGTATATGGCCAATATCTCCTGGGCCGCGAGTATGCTGTATCAACTTACCGGTGAAAAGAAATATGCTGACGAAGCAGTGAAGGCCATTCAATACACTTTGCAATGTCAACGCACGGAGCCCATAAAGGATAAAGATGGCTTGAGCGGTTTCTTTTACCGCGACCTGGACAAACGTTCCATTGTGCATTATACGCATCAGTCGCGGGACTATGCCTATATGGAAGCCCTGGCGGCACTCTGCGAAACCCAGCCCAAGCATGCAGATTACGGGAAGTGGATCCGTTCAATGACCCTGTATGGAACTTATCTGAAAAAGATCATGCAATATGTACAGCCCTATGGCATGGTGCCCAGCGGCGTGTATCACCGGGATGAGGTAAAAGATTCGGCGAATTTCTATGCCGTGCAGGTCGGAATCCGGAGCGGTGCCGGTGCGGATTATAAAGAGCAATATGAGAATGGTATCAGGCTGGATGAGGAGCACCGGCTGCGTATTTTCCCGGTTTGGTTCTCGTTTAAGGGCAATGGCGCTGTAAGTCTTTCAACAGGAAAAGCCGCTGCTATTTGCGGGCGGATCTTAAAAGATAAAACATTGATGGATATTGCCGAGCAGCAACTGTTCTGGATCGTGGGTAAAAATCCTTTCGGGCAATCATTGATCTATGGAGAAGGCAGTAACTATCCGCAGTTATATACCGCCCTGCCGGGAGAAACGGTAGGTAGCATACCCGTTGGTATGCAATCTTATTTTAATGAAGACCGGCCCTACTGGACGCAATTTAACACGGCTACTTATAAGGAGGTTTGGGGGGCGCCCGCGGCAAGGTGGTTGATGCTGGTGGCGGAGTTTTAGGTTAAAAAGGAAAAAAGAGGCACACGTGTTTTGGTCCTAAGGAGACGCGTTAAAATCCACCAGTTTAACATGGGCGTTAAGCTAATTTTAAGCATTAAAGCGTAAAAGCAGCAGCGCAACGTTGCACTTATTAGCAATGAACACAAGAAGGAATGGAGGTGCAGCGCACCGGTAATATGAACCGTTGCCCAAAGATTCCCGCCGCGCTGCGGCTAAAAGCAAGTCCATGGGACTCTTGTTACATTGATTTGCGGCGCGCTGCGCCTGCTTTCTATCAAAGATCCGATTTCTCAGCCCAAGGCCTCTTCGTGCTACATTTTATGGCAGTTGACCTGTTGTTAACTTGAGGCATATAGATAGTTGCGGAACCGCGGTGTTGAACATTTATCCTATTTTGCAACAGCAAACTATTTTTCTCCTTTATGCAGATCATCCTATCCGGAGTAACCATTGATATGGAATTGCACGCCATTCATATCCACAATGATAAAGCGCTGTGGCAGTTCCTGGACAAAGGACCAGAGCAACATACGGAACAGTTGGTAGCCGGGATCTTACAGGCCTATGAAGCACAATACCGTTGCAAACTGGAAATTGCGCCGGATTCCCTGGTTGTGGAGATCTGGGGGCATGTATACGTAGACCAGTTTGCGGATTTTATTGCGCGGCTCACTGATCTGAAGCTGGTAAAAAAGCTCCTGCATCCCGTTCAAAAATATTGCGCGGTGATCGATTGCGGGGAAAAGGAACATGATACAAACCGCTGGTTCTGGGACCTGCTGGCGCCGCTTAAAGCAACCATTGGCGGGTGGCTGCCGGGAAGTGAAGAGACCTGTTAGGTCTGCCCGCGGTGAGCAAAGACCTAACAGGTCTTGATGGATTACTCCAGCACTTTTATCTCCGTACGCCGGTTCAATTGATGTTGCTCCTCGCTGCAAGGCACATCGTTGCCGCAGTCGTTCAGTAACCGGCTTTCTCCATAACCCTTTGCCTTCAGGCGGTCTGCCGCAATACCCCTGCTTACCAGGTAGCGCACGGCTGATTCTGCGCGCTTGCGGGATAAGGTCATATTAAACGCATCACCACCGCGGCTATCGGTGTGGGATGATAACTCTATTTTAACCGCGGGATTTTCCTTCAGGGTGGTTACCAGGTTATCAAGTACGGCGGCGGCATCCGGACGAATGTCCCATTTATTATAATCGTAATAAATATCTTTTAAAACAATGGATGCGTCTTTCTTCAGCTCCATCACTTCCAGCGCCAGGTTTACATAAATCACTTCGCTACGGTTCAATCCTTTTGTGGTAACTTTTTCCCGGTTGGAGAAATAGCCCTTGTTCTGTGCGATGACGTTGTAATCCGTTTGCTGATCCAGCTGGTAATAGAACCGGCCAACGGAATCGGAGGTTTTCTGCTCCGCGCTGCCGCGGGTCACATTGGTGAGAGAGGTCTGGATAAACGGAAGTGGGCCCATGTCCGCCTTGTTGATGGTTTTCCCTGCCAGGGTAAACCGGATATCATTATGGATCAGCTCCCGGTAAATGGTTGCTGCCGGCGCGGAAAAATCAGCAATAGCAACGGCCGCTTCCGTGGTTTTAATACCATTCTTGATCCCGGTGATTTTATAATTCCCGGTTGCCAGCGCCTTTTGTAAGGGGATACTGCCATCTTCCCGGGTCATGGTTTCTATAACAGATTCGTCGCCTTCTTTTTCAATCCGGATATTCACACCATCCAGCGGTTTTCCGGTGGGTTTGTCGATCACCTTTACCGCCAGGTTTTTATCGGCGGGTGGTTGCGCCGGTACCACTACCGGTGGATCATTGACCGGCACCGGCCGTTTTTTGCCCAGCCAGATCTTCAGGCCCAGGCTGGCACTTAAAAAGCCGAGGTTCTTTTTTTCGGTATAGGGCCGGGTAAACGTGTATTTATCGGAATAACGCATATCCCGTTCGGAGGCGGCATCTGTTTTATAGAGATTGATGCTGCCGCTTACGGTACCGTTGGATGCTGCCTGCCCCTTCATTTCAGGGGAAGGAATGTACCAATAGTCAACACCGGCTGACAACGAAACCTTGGGGGAAAAGAAAAACTCCAGGCTGGCTCCCCCGCGGGCAAGGAACTGCATTTTGTTTTTTTCTTTAATATCTGCCGGACTGGCGGCACCGCTGGCTTTATAAGCATCATAAAAAGCGCTGCTCATGCCATATTTTTCATAATTGCCCTCCACATTTGCGGTGGCCGTACCTACTGTTGGGCTTCCGATAGCCACCTCGTTAACAGGAGCACTGGAGACCAGGGTATTGTTATAACTATAGGTATACCGATCCGGAGACGCCCCATTTCCTTTCAGGTAATAATAACCAAAGCGATTCATGGAAATACCTCCCTGGGCGTAAACCGAGCCCTGCAGCTTTTGTCGCCCAAACCAGAGGCGGGGGCCGGTTAGTAGATAGTATCCCTTAAAATCTTTAACGGCGCTTACCTGCTGGGTACTTTCGGGAAATGTAAAATAATCGTTTTTTGCCTGACCAGAGTCCAGCGCATTTTTAAACTGCCCGGAATTACCCATTCCCCGCAGTACCTCTTCAGCAGTGGCGGTAAAACGGTGCATTTCCGGATGATTTCTTTTGATTTGGAGCATGCCAACCGCCAGCTCCCATCCAAAAGCGTTCTTCCGCCAGCCACCGTTCACTTCTGCAAACATTCCATTGCCCAGGTGATAAAGCGGGTTATCCCAAAGGGATTTGTTTTTTAAGAGGTAGCCGCCGCGCAGCCCGGTATAAAATCCCGTTTGGTACAAAGGATATCCCGGATCATCGGTGCTGGCAGTGCTGGTAACAACATCATCTTGTGCCATAACTACCTGCATGGTGGCCAGCAGGCAGACAAAGGAAAGCAGTAACAATCTTTTTTTCATGGTCGTTTTGAATAAAATAAAAATGGTTATAGTAGCCAGATTTGCGGTAAATATAGATGAAAAGCCGCATGTATAAAAACCTGGGTCCAATATGTAGCGCTACAGCCTCCCTCATTTTGGCGATAGTATCACCGGGGCGGAAGGGGTAGCTTTACCTATTCATGATTAAACAACAGGCATATGAAAACAAAATGGGTGTGGATCCTGCTCCTGCTGGCAGCCTATAAAAGCGGCTCCGCCCAATGCGGGTATTATTTTTTTCAGAAAAACAAAACCATCACCATCGGGATCTTTAATAAAAAAGGGAGCTCCGACGGCAAAGTAGTATATAAAACCACGGAGATAACGGCCAGCGGAGGCAATAGCACCGCGGCATTGCGATCGGAGGTGTTTGACCGTAAAGACAAATCCCTGGCGGTATCTTCCGGTACTGTTCAATGCAAGGGCGGTGTGCTGCTGATGGATATGAAAATGATGCTGGCGCCGCAACAAAGCGGACAATTGCAATCGACGGAAGCCAGTGCCAAAGGCATGTACCTGGAGTATCCTTCCTCTCTCAGTGTTGGACAGGACCTGGAAGACGGCAGTTTTGAAATGGATATGAAGATGGCAACGGGTATCCCGGCTTCTGTATCCCTGGATATAACGAACCGCAACGTGGAAGCAAAGGAAAAGGTGAGTACCCCGGCCGGCAGCTGGGATGCCTATAAGATTACTTACCAGTCAAAAATGCTGATCAACATGGGCTTTGGAGTGCCCTTTAAAATGGAAACAACGGAATGGTTTGTACCGGGATTTGGCGTGGTGCGCTCCGAATCGAAATACGGAAAAACCGAATTGATTTCCATTGATTAGCTAACCTTCCGGACATTTTTTGCCCGCAGATCGCGCAGATGAAACGCAGCGGCAGAAATTGCCAGCGGAAAGATCCGCGGAAATCTGCGGGAAAATGGCGACCGGAAAGTTCCTCTTAAGATTGAAACAACGGAATGGTTTGTACCGGGATTTGGCGTGGTGCGTTCCGAATCGAAATACGGAAAAACCGAATTGATTTCCATTGAATAGCTAACCTTCCGGACGTTTTTTGCCCGCAGATCGCGCAGATGAAACGCAGCGGCAGAAATTGTCAGCGGAAAGATCCGCGGAAATCTGCGGGAAAGTGGCGACCGGAAAGTTCCCCTTAAGATTGAAACAACGGAATGGTTTGTACCGGGATTTGGCGTGGTGCGCTCTGAATTGAAGTATAGAAAAACCGAATTAATTTCCATTGAATAGCTAACCTTCCGGACGTTTTTGCCCGCAGATCGCGCAGATGAAACGCAGCGGCAGAAATTGTCAGCGGAAAGATCCGCGGAAATCTGCGGGAAAGTGGCGACCGGGAAGTCCCCTTAAGATTGAAACAACGGAATGGTTTGTGCTGGGCCTCAGTGTGATGCGCACGGAATCGAAATACTGGAAAACGGAATTGATTTCGATAGAGTAAGCTGTTTGTATTTTTTTTCCGCAGATAGCGCAGATGAGGCGTCGATGGGAAAGCAATCAGCGAAGATCAGCGGAAAAAATCCACGAAAATCTGCGGGGAAGTGGCCATTAAATAGCTAAGCCTCTTTACGCCTTTCTTTTACCTGCAGATGAAACGCAGAGGCGGAAGTCATCAGCGAAGATCAGCGGAAAAATCTACGGGATCAGCGGGAAACCTGCCGGAAACCCTTAAGATCATTTACCCTGCCTATTATTGTTCCCTTATCGCGTTTTAGATTCTATACATTACCTTAGCGGAATGGAGAAAAAGTTATTTCTGTTAGACGCGTACGCGCTCGTTTTTCGCGCCTATTATGCACTTATCCGCAGTCCCCGCATCACCAGTAAAAATAAAAATACCAATGCCCAGTTCGGGTTTACCAACACCCTGGTAGAGCTGATCAATAAACAAAAGCCCTCCCATATGGCCGTTTGTTTTGATACACACGCCCTTACGGAGCGCCATACGGATTATGCCGATTATAAGGCCAACCGCCAGGAAACACCGGAAGATATCATGATCGCCGTACCGGATATTAAACGTATCATTAAAGGATTTAATATACCGGTGATCGAGTCAGACGGTTACGAAGCGGACGATATCATCGGAACCCTGAGTAAAAAAGCGGCAGCAGCGGGGTACGATGTATTTATGGTAACACCGGATAAGGATTATGGACAGCTGGTTACTGATAAAATAAAGATCTACAAACCCGGTTATCAGGGTGGTGATGTGGAAATTATGGGGCCCGAGGAGGTTTGCGCCAAATGGAATATAAAAGACGTATCGCAGGTGATTGACGTACTGGGACTGATGGGCGATGCCGTTGACAATATCCCCGGGATCGCCGGTGTGGGAGAAAAAACAGCGGCCAAGCTACTGGCGGAATATGAAACCCTGGAAAATGTGGTCGCTAATGCGGACAATATAAAAGGCGCCCTTGGCCGGAAGGTACAGGAGGGTAAGGATCTGGCCATTCTTTCCAAAAAACTGGCTACCATTATTACGGATGTGCCGGTTGAATTTCATGAAGAGGATTTTCAAATCAAGGATTGGAATAAAGACGAATTAAAAGAGGTCTTTGGCGAGCTCGAATTCCGGACACTGGCCAAGCGCCTGCTGGGAGATGAAGCCGGCGAACTGGCTGCCCCGGCAGCAAAAACGCCGGCCAGCAAGGGATTGCAGATAGACTTGTTTGGAAATGTAATCGGCGGAGCGGAAGCAGCGGAGCCGCTGCCTGCGGAAACGGAAGCCGCTTCTGAAGGCTTTACAACCTTAAAAACTATTAAAGATACGCAACCGGTTTATGAAGCCGTAACCGGGGAAGCAGCGATCGCTGAACTGGTAAAAGAATTGCTGCCGGTAACGGAAATCTGTTTTGATACGGAAACCACCAATATCGATGCGAATCTTGCAGAATTGGTGGGCATGAGCTTTTCCATTAAGGCAGGAACCGGGTATTATATTCCCTGCCCGGCCGAACAGGAGGAAACAAAAAAGATACTGGCGTTGCTGGCGCCTTTATTTGAAGATGAAAGCAAGCTTTGGATCGGCCAGAATTTAAAATACGACCTGCTGGTATTAAAATGGTATGGTGTGGAGCCCAAAGGGAAGATCTTTGATACCATGCTGGCCCATTACGTGATTGAACCGGATGGTAAACGGAGTATGGACCAGCTGAGCGCCAAATATCTGGGCTATGAACCCATACATATTGAAGAACTGATCGGCAAAAAAGGGAAGACCCAGGGCACGATGCGGGATGTGGAAATTGAAAAAATAAAAGACTATGCAGCCGAAGATGCCGATATTACCCTGCAGTTGAAAGAAGTGTTTGAACCCCTGTTGGAGCAACGGCAGGTGCGGCAGGTGTTTGAAGAAGTGGAAAACCCGCTGGTACAGGTGCTGACCAATATGGAATTTGAAGGGATCCGCATTGATGAAGAGTTTTTAAAGAACTATTCAAAGGAACTGGAAAAGGATGCTGCCGAAGCAGAAAAAAAAGTATTTGAGATCGCGGGGGTAAAATTTAACCTGGCATCGCCGAAACAACTGGGAGAGGTGCTGTTTGAACGGCTGCAGCTGGACAGCTCGGCCCGAAAGACAAAAACCGGCCAGTACCAGACCGGAGAGGATGTGTTGTTGAAGCTGGCAGCAAAGGGGCATGCCATCGCTGATCAGATCATTACCTTCCGGGAGCTGACCAAACTGCGCTCTACCTACGTGGATGCCCTTCCGCAGCTGATCAACCCCAAAACAGGGCGGGTGCATACCACCTATGGGCAGGCCGTAGCGGTTACCGGCCGGCTGGCCAGCAATAATCCCAATCTTCAGAATATACCCGTACGTACCGAACGGGGTAAAGAGATCCGGAAGGCATTTATTCCGCGTGATGAACGGCATGTATTGTTGTCGGCCGACTACTCGCAGATTGAGCTCCGGATCGTAGCGGCCATGAGCGGTGATCCCAATATGGTCAATGCCTTCAAACAAGGCACTGATATTCATACTGCAACTGCTTCCAAAGTGTTTAATGTGGAGATGGAAGCGGTGACCCGGGAAATGCGCTATAAATCAAAGAGCGTAAACTTCGGAATCATTTATGGTCAGGGCGCTTTCGGCCTGGCGGATAACCTGGGCATTTCCCGTACCGAGGCCAAGGGCATCATCGATAGCTATAAAAAAGAGTTCTCCGGCATCCAGCGGTATATGGACGATACCATCAATTTTGCCCGGGAACACGGCTATGTACAAACCCTGATGGGACGCAAGCGCTGGCTAAAGGATATCAACTCAAGCAATTTTACCGTAAGAGGCTTTGCCGAACGCAACGCCATTAACTCTCCCATCCAGGGAACCGCCGCCGATATGATCAAGCTGGCGATGCAAAAAGTGTATACCGCCATGAAACAAGAAGGCTTCAAAAGCCGGATGATCCTGCAGGTGCATGATGAGTTGATTTTTGATGCGTTAAAAGAGGAAGTACATGAACTAAAACCATTGATCATTGAAAATATGCAGATCGCATTGCCGCTTCCTTTTGATGTACCGGTGATTGCGGAATGCGGAGAGGGTAACAACTGGCTGGAAGCACATTGATCTGCCGAATCATGGCTTCCGGCTGACTTAAAAAGACTGCAAGGGAAGATAATCGGCATATGGGAATACTTTCCCGTTTATTGGCAAAATTGACTATTTTTAAAGTTTAAACTACGTCTTATGACCACCATTTTGAGCAGAACCGCGCTAATTGCTTTTGTATGTTCCCTGGTACTGGTTGCCTGCCGGAAAAATGATAAGCCAACTCCACCGGAAAATAAAGTGCCCAGTGTAAATGATTCCATGTACTTTCTTTTTAAGGACCAGTACCTCTGGAATGATGTGATCCCCGATTCGGCAACGTTTAAGCCTAACAGCTATGCCAAAACGGAAGACATGTTCAATGCGCTGATCAGCTTTAAAAAACAAAACGGAAAGAACCTGGATAAGTACAGTTTCCTGGATGATGGCACCGTTGCCGGCGAGATCGGTGGCGTATCGGGTGGTTTTGGAATGGATGTAAACTACAATGCGCTGAATGATCTGCGTGTGATTTCTGTTTATCCCGGCTCTCCGGCCTATTTGCAGGGCATCCGCCGCACCTGGAGGATTACGGCTATTAACGGGAACGCCAATATCAGTTATGATGGCAGCGGACCTAATGTAACCCGGGTTATCAATGGTATCTATTATAGCAACAGCAGTTCCCTGACACTGCAAAAGCCGGATGGCAACTCTGTGACAGTTACAGTAAACGCCGCTGATTTTAATATCAATCCCGTTTTGTACAGCAATATCCTGAACCTGTCCGGAAGAAAAGTAGGATACATTGTGTTTAACCAGTTTATCCGGTTAAATAAAGCGCAGCCCTATGTGGACCCGGTATTCGATAATTTTATCAGCAAT
The sequence above is a segment of the Niabella agricola genome. Coding sequences within it:
- a CDS encoding TapB family protein — protein: MKTKWVWILLLLAAYKSGSAQCGYYFFQKNKTITIGIFNKKGSSDGKVVYKTTEITASGGNSTAALRSEVFDRKDKSLAVSSGTVQCKGGVLLMDMKMMLAPQQSGQLQSTEASAKGMYLEYPSSLSVGQDLEDGSFEMDMKMATGIPASVSLDITNRNVEAKEKVSTPAGSWDAYKITYQSKMLINMGFGVPFKMETTEWFVPGFGVVRSESKYGKTELISID
- the polA gene encoding DNA polymerase I, whose product is MEKKLFLLDAYALVFRAYYALIRSPRITSKNKNTNAQFGFTNTLVELINKQKPSHMAVCFDTHALTERHTDYADYKANRQETPEDIMIAVPDIKRIIKGFNIPVIESDGYEADDIIGTLSKKAAAAGYDVFMVTPDKDYGQLVTDKIKIYKPGYQGGDVEIMGPEEVCAKWNIKDVSQVIDVLGLMGDAVDNIPGIAGVGEKTAAKLLAEYETLENVVANADNIKGALGRKVQEGKDLAILSKKLATIITDVPVEFHEEDFQIKDWNKDELKEVFGELEFRTLAKRLLGDEAGELAAPAAKTPASKGLQIDLFGNVIGGAEAAEPLPAETEAASEGFTTLKTIKDTQPVYEAVTGEAAIAELVKELLPVTEICFDTETTNIDANLAELVGMSFSIKAGTGYYIPCPAEQEETKKILALLAPLFEDESKLWIGQNLKYDLLVLKWYGVEPKGKIFDTMLAHYVIEPDGKRSMDQLSAKYLGYEPIHIEELIGKKGKTQGTMRDVEIEKIKDYAAEDADITLQLKEVFEPLLEQRQVRQVFEEVENPLVQVLTNMEFEGIRIDEEFLKNYSKELEKDAAEAEKKVFEIAGVKFNLASPKQLGEVLFERLQLDSSARKTKTGQYQTGEDVLLKLAAKGHAIADQIITFRELTKLRSTYVDALPQLINPKTGRVHTTYGQAVAVTGRLASNNPNLQNIPVRTERGKEIRKAFIPRDERHVLLSADYSQIELRIVAAMSGDPNMVNAFKQGTDIHTATASKVFNVEMEAVTREMRYKSKSVNFGIIYGQGAFGLADNLGISRTEAKGIIDSYKKEFSGIQRYMDDTINFAREHGYVQTLMGRKRWLKDINSSNFTVRGFAERNAINSPIQGTAADMIKLAMQKVYTAMKQEGFKSRMILQVHDELIFDALKEEVHELKPLIIENMQIALPLPFDVPVIAECGEGNNWLEAH